In the Mytilus trossulus isolate FHL-02 chromosome 1, PNRI_Mtr1.1.1.hap1, whole genome shotgun sequence genome, one interval contains:
- the LOC134698600 gene encoding uncharacterized protein LOC134698600, protein MMTGQFNQCAFDENCKGTELFSLKECNKDTISHLRFFKCGTDMNIPESLLILNRAGLGLRLSNVIDKYICNQHRQQYGLQWKRKKRTCCHPLHDIAKSAKVARGINLTQSREIWLKFNLNIAVGSGVCRRCIESHKNELQIGTHMKEELREICSFLENATDRIDTVENVTGTIELVTGNGENEEDNNSEACSAISNTEFAADGKLEDIMMDTAMSMDSEPDLFSSQTISQATATSSWSRDERSQKEIFNWAMEVMSNGQYPTLKSQASIEFEELQYSTKMYYIRQARSAFEIVCENIAPSQGLELMTQVCHSMKLKTSESKQKDALTETIISAYNKAEDHTTKVQVLSLIVEKYSKSELLSFIQGLTIYKIDAARKYAATHGPGQYVTPPKITRIRLPKQKIHHFIEFISSPCYLQIVGFGSRHLKLSSGLVVKVPKVIRTMIASRLINAYTNYCKENSIIPPCRATQFKIIKACAASQLKSLHGLDNYISDGMDSIDTLKKVVSNLGTNGMITSKVDDLNESLDTLKLHLKNEFQNHLSSESDCNEHCIHLALSEKGCEHVHTTTCQPCSRMYQIKDELQNLMTSNFPDINSKEKEEFEHDISVSTEKIWAWRDHLIRTVNQDSCKKDLLQNLQSHEVLIIADWAMKYIPQTFRETQSEWFGKQGISWHMICALVRKPQSENDSNDEDDKNYDIYSMVHIVEEQKQGWHIVSQIFSSAFKMLKSIHPHLRDVYIRSDNAGCYHALPLLSYLWKFRNDLSLNVKQYNFSEAQSGKDLCDSRTGTCRLHMLNFINEGNDITNGMEMKQALESHGGIRNTYISVVTVASETQPVLYGQIKNLQISKFNNFSFEDEGMIAYKAYGIEGELVKATDMTRISNKLMIFDTNLTIGDPKQPEEKPASKKAIKQNSTFPCFEPDCLLVFKKEDQLITHISIGKHVFDNEKIDNISDTCKRLWYSKCQDIRFLNKPLMSTVGSEKMQVQTNNNYSQAPGYALKKRKKAVRFSPKVKEYLIVLFNVGEESGKKPSPYTVSKQMRNETDLQGDRIFSPSEWLSHQQIRSFFGNLCMKKQTVDKSKDKSVKLVKIEDNQEDDEDLQNVLSSLEANEHNTILSEIVSVLTV, encoded by the exons ATGATGACAGGACAGTTTAACCAAtgtgcatttgatgaaaattgTAAAGGGACAGAGTTGTTTTCACTAAAAGAATGTAACAAAGACACCATAAGTCATTTAAGATTTTTCAAATGTGGGACAGACATGAATATTCCAGAATCACTGCTGATTCTGAATCGTGCTGGGTTGGGTCTCAGACTTTCAAATGTGattgacaaatatatatgcaaccAACACCGACAACAGTATGGACTGCAGTGGAAGAGAAAGAAAAGAACTTGCTGCCATCCATTGCATGACATTGCAAAATCAGCTAAAGTGGCCAGAGGCATCAATCTCACGCAAAGCAGGGAAATTTGGCTCAAGTTTAACTTGAACATAGCAGTTGGTTCTG gtGTCTGTCGCAGATGTATTGAGTCTCACAAGAATGAGTTACAGATAGGAACACATATGAAAGAAGAACTAAGAG aaatatgcAGTTTTCTTGAAAATGCAACAGACAGGATTGATACAGTTGAAAATGTAACTGGTACAATAG agcTTGTGACTGGAAATGGTGAAAATGAAGAAGACAACAATTCTGAAGCTTGTTCTGCAATAAGTAATACAG AATTTGCAGCTGATGGCAAACTTGAAGATATCATGATGGATACTGCAATGTCTATGGATTCAG aaccTGATTTGTTTTCATCACAGACAATATCACAGGCAACAGCAACATCAAGTTGGTCCAGAGATGAGAGGTCACAGAAAGAAATATTTAACTGGGCAATGGAAGTTATGTCTAATGGGCAGTACCCAACTCTTAAATCTCAAGCATCTATTGAATTTGAAGAGCTACAGTATTCTACTAAAATGTACTATATAAGGCAAGCACGTTCAGCATTTGAAATAGTGTGTGAAAACATTGCTCCATCCCAAGGTTTAGAACTGATGACCCAAGTATGCCATAGCATGAAATTGAAGACCTCAGAATCAAAGCAAAAAGATGCATTAACTGAGACTATCATATCAGCTTACAACAAGGCAGAAGATCACACTACCAAAGTCCAGGTTTTGTCTTTGATTGTGGAGAAGTATTCAAAATCTGAACTTTTATCCTTCATTCAAGGATTgactatatataaaattgatgcAGCAAGAAAATATGCAGCAACTCATGGACCAGGACAATATGTAACTCCACCAAAGATAACACGCATACGCTTGCCAAAACAGAAAATCCATCATTTCATTGAATTTATTTCTTCCCCATGCTACCTTCAAATTGTTGGATTTGGATCAAGACATCTAAAACTGTCATCAGGCTTGGTTGTTAAAGTACCAAAAGTAATAAGAACCATGATTGCATCACGACTCATCAATGCTTATACCAACTACTGCAAAGAGAACTCCATCATTCCACCATGTAGAGCAACTCAGTTCAAGATCATAAAAGCTTGTGCTGCCTCACAATTAAAATCCCTACATGGACTAGACAACTACATTAGTGATGGCATGGATAGTATTGATACTTTAAAGAAAGTGGTATCAAATCTTGGCACAAATGGTATGATAACAAGTAAAGTAGATGATCTGAATGAAAGTTTAGACACCTTAAAATTACATCTAAAGaatgaatttcaaaatcacCTGTCATCAGAAAGTGATTGCAATGAACATTGCATTCACTTAGCATTATCAGAAAAGGGTTGTGAACATGTGCACACAACAACATGTCAACCTTGCAGTAGGATGTACCAAATTAAAGATGAACTTCAAAACCTTATGACCTCAAATTTTCCAGACATAAACTCAAAAGAAAAAGAGGAATTTGAACATGACATCTCAGTGTCAACAGAAAAAATTTGGGCATGGAGGGATCATTTAATCAGAACAGTGAATCAAGACTCCTGCAAAAAGGACCTACTTCAAAACCTACAATCACATGAAGTATTGATTATTGCTGATTGGGCCATGAAATATATTCCACAAACTTTCCGAGAAACTCAGAGTGAATGGTTTGGGAAACAAGGTATCAGTTGGCACATGATCTGTGCCCTTGTCAGAAAACCACAATCTGAAAATGATAGCAATGATGAAGATGATAAGAACTATGACATATATTCAATGGTACACATTGTAGAAGAACAAAAGCAGGGTTGGCACATAGTATCTCAGATTTTCAGTAGTGCATTTAAAATGCTGAAGTCCATTCATCCACACCTAAGAGATGTTTACATCAGGTCTGATAATGCTGGGTGTTACCATGCCTTACCATTGCTGTCTTATCTATGGAAATTTCGTAATGATTTGTCATTGAATGTAAAGCAATACAATTTCAGTGAAGCCCAGTCAGGCAAAGATCTATGTGACTCAAGGACAGGAACTTGTAGGCTTCATATGCTGAATTTCATAAATGAAGGTAATGACATCACCAATGGTATGGAGATGAAACAAGCTCTTGAAAGTCATGGAGGTATAAGAAATACATACATTTCCGTGGTGACAGTAGCATCTGAAACACAACCAGTTTTGTATGGACAGATAAAGAACCTACagatttcaaaattcaataatttcaGCTTTGAAGATGAAGGCATGATAGCATACAAGGCTTATGGTATTGAAGGTGAACTTGTAAAAGCAACAGATATGACAAGAATATCCAACAAGTTGATGATATTTGATACTAATTTG acAATTGGAGATCCAAAACAACCAGAAGAAAAACCAGCTTCCAAAAAAGCTATTAAGCAGAATTCTACTTTCCCATGCTTTGAACCAGATTGCCTTTTAGTATTCAAGAAAGAAGACCAATTAATAACACACATTTCCATTGGTAAACATGTATTTGACAATgaaaaaattgataatatttcCGATACATGTAAAAGGCTATGGTATTCTAAATGTCAGGATattagatttttaaataaacctttgATGTCTACTGTTGGGTCAGAAAAAATGCAAGTTCAAACTAATAACAATTACAGTCAGGCTCCTGGTTATGCATTGAAAAAGAGGAAAAAGGCAGTCAGATTTTCACCCAAAGTGAAGGAGTATTTGATTGTGTTATTCAATGTTGGGGAAGAGTCGGGGAAAAAACCTAGTCCATATACAGTTTCCAAACAAATGAGAAATGAGACAGATTTGCAAGGAGATAGAATATTCTCACCATCTGAGTGGCTTTCCCATCAGCAAATTAGAAGTTTCTTTGGAAACCTGTGCATGAAAAAACAGACAGTGGACAAATCTAAAGATAAATCTGTCAAGCTTGTCAAAATTGAAGATAACCAAGAAGATGATGAAGACCTTCAAAATGTTCTTAGCAGTTTAGAGGCAAATGAACACAATACTATTTTGTCTGAAATTGTTTCTGTATTGACTGTTTAG